From a region of the Streptomyces tirandamycinicus genome:
- a CDS encoding MerR family transcriptional regulator — MGLLTIGAFARAARLSAKTLRRYDEQGLLCPVRVDPFTGYRYYDPVQLEHARLVAWLRRIGMPLARIRSVCALFAADPDAAARDIRAFWAQVEAETAARRDLADFLIDRLSDAAAGKDRPMRRLGAPLGLRYAALSDRGLVRDTNQDSVYAGPRLLAVADGYGGGGEQAGGAAIDALRPLESVTTESGELLNLLADAVRLAHRAVGALPESGTTLTALLWTGSRLGLVHIGDTRAYLLRGGRIFRITHDHTVVQAMVDDGSLTEEEAHSHPQRAMLLKSLDGAGSPAEPDLRLHDAEAGDRYLLCSDGLFTVVPEAELRRVAATVADPEDAARELIALANEAGGPDNVGCVVADVVEL; from the coding sequence ATGGGGCTGCTGACCATAGGGGCGTTCGCGCGTGCCGCGCGGCTCTCGGCCAAGACGCTGCGACGCTACGACGAGCAGGGCCTGCTGTGCCCGGTCCGGGTCGATCCGTTCACCGGCTACCGCTACTACGACCCCGTACAGCTGGAGCACGCCCGGCTGGTGGCCTGGCTACGCCGCATCGGTATGCCACTTGCCCGTATCCGTTCCGTCTGCGCGCTCTTCGCGGCGGACCCGGACGCGGCGGCCCGGGACATCCGTGCCTTCTGGGCGCAGGTGGAGGCCGAGACGGCTGCCCGGCGCGACCTCGCGGACTTCCTCATCGACCGGCTGTCCGACGCGGCAGCGGGAAAGGACCGTCCGATGCGACGACTCGGCGCACCCCTGGGACTGCGTTACGCCGCCCTTTCGGATCGCGGCCTCGTCCGCGACACCAACCAGGACTCCGTGTACGCGGGCCCGCGACTGCTCGCCGTCGCCGACGGTTACGGTGGCGGAGGCGAGCAGGCGGGCGGAGCGGCGATCGACGCCCTGCGCCCGCTGGAGAGCGTGACCACCGAATCCGGAGAACTGCTCAATCTGCTGGCCGACGCGGTGCGGCTGGCCCACCGTGCGGTCGGCGCCCTCCCGGAATCCGGCACCACCCTCACGGCACTGCTGTGGACCGGCTCACGGCTCGGTCTGGTCCACATCGGCGACACCCGCGCTTACCTGCTGCGCGGCGGAAGGATCTTCCGCATCACCCATGACCACACGGTAGTCCAGGCGATGGTCGACGACGGCAGCCTCACCGAGGAAGAGGCGCACTCCCACCCCCAGCGGGCCATGCTGCTCAAGTCCCTCGACGGGGCGGGCTCCCCCGCGGAACCCGATCTGCGGCTCCATGACGCCGAGGCCGGGGACCGCTATCTGCTCTGCTCCGACGGGCTGTTCACGGTGGTGCCGGAGGCGGAACTGCGCCGGGTGGCGGCCACCGTCGCCGATCCGGAAGACGCGGCTCGGGAACTGATCGCCCTCGCCAACGAGGCAGGTGGACCGGACAACGTGGGTTGCGTGGTGGCCGACGTGGTGGAGCTGTGA